Proteins co-encoded in one Nocardioides sp. genomic window:
- a CDS encoding DUF2157 domain-containing protein, producing the protein MTTSTPGATRTAVSASHYVWLQDQAARWEAEGVITPEQSTRIVGSYAPTPARFSLTYLLLGLGATFVGIGLIWLVAANLDQLSPLLRFALVVVCWLGATFGSHLLATRLGQSNPVVAAARLVAALLIGAVIFQAAQSLQVAAYEPKLVGLWAVGALALAYATRSLWPLIVGVGAGAVWFVWQTTWETTEVTSIVLALGAAGLLAVSLGVLHGQWEPRFADLWREVGAAFVLVTMFFAALPFVEPESFDPHWSLLLGVALAGLALTAALWRGQGWERFEPLIALAVAVVSLGLVRWVTDTDLEHVNAGDWAHVIIAVVLYVALAVAVAVAGILHDSWRLTLLATGALVIFTTFQSFAVFGQIITGAWLFLLLGAVLVGTGWGFDRARRRLAATLDEEVVR; encoded by the coding sequence ATGACCACCTCAACCCCCGGAGCAACTCGGACCGCTGTCTCCGCGTCGCATTACGTCTGGCTGCAAGACCAGGCCGCTCGTTGGGAGGCCGAGGGGGTGATCACCCCCGAGCAGAGCACCCGGATCGTCGGCTCGTACGCCCCGACCCCCGCGCGCTTCTCGCTCACCTACCTGCTCCTCGGACTCGGCGCGACGTTCGTCGGCATCGGGCTGATCTGGCTGGTGGCTGCCAACCTCGATCAACTCTCGCCACTCCTCCGCTTCGCGCTCGTGGTCGTCTGCTGGCTCGGCGCGACATTCGGCTCGCACCTGCTGGCGACTCGACTCGGCCAAAGCAACCCAGTGGTCGCCGCTGCTCGCCTGGTGGCAGCGCTGCTGATCGGTGCGGTGATCTTCCAGGCCGCGCAGAGCCTGCAAGTGGCGGCGTACGAACCCAAACTCGTCGGCCTGTGGGCGGTCGGCGCACTGGCTCTCGCGTACGCAACCCGCTCGCTCTGGCCGCTCATCGTGGGCGTCGGCGCGGGCGCGGTGTGGTTCGTGTGGCAGACCACCTGGGAGACCACTGAGGTGACCTCGATCGTGTTGGCCCTGGGCGCCGCCGGTCTTCTCGCCGTGAGCTTGGGCGTGCTCCACGGACAGTGGGAGCCGCGCTTCGCGGACCTGTGGCGCGAGGTCGGCGCCGCGTTCGTGCTGGTCACGATGTTCTTCGCGGCTCTGCCGTTCGTGGAGCCGGAGTCCTTCGACCCGCACTGGTCGCTGCTGCTCGGTGTCGCGCTTGCCGGCCTCGCGCTCACCGCGGCCCTCTGGCGAGGTCAGGGTTGGGAACGGTTCGAACCGCTGATCGCGCTCGCCGTGGCCGTGGTCAGCCTCGGCCTGGTCCGCTGGGTGACCGACACCGATCTGGAGCACGTCAACGCCGGCGACTGGGCACACGTGATTATCGCGGTGGTCCTCTATGTGGCGCTCGCCGTCGCGGTGGCGGTCGCGGGGATCCTGCACGACTCGTGGCGCCTGACCCTGCTCGCGACGGGTGCGCTGGTGATCTTCACGACCTTCCAGAGCTTCGCGGTCTTCGGCCAGATCATCACCGGAGCCTGGCTCTTCCTGCTGCTGGGAGCGGTGTTGGTCGGCACCGGGTGGGGCTTTGATCGTGCGCGGCGCCGACTCGCCGCCACACTCGACGAGGAGGTCGTCCGATGA
- a CDS encoding GDYXXLXY domain-containing protein codes for MKRLIAAVAVQLACVGLAVAPQLSARTTGDVYEFTVGPVDPIDPFRGAYVALSYPDLRRGDDGASLGVLDDGHRGDVFVSLTKQGDVWAASDWSRTRPAQGPYLACDDHGWQIDCGIESWFLPQGKAIEVEKAVLDETAIARVKIDSRGNAALLDVTTD; via the coding sequence ATGAAGCGCCTGATCGCAGCGGTCGCTGTTCAACTGGCCTGCGTCGGCCTCGCTGTCGCACCGCAGTTGTCGGCGCGTACGACCGGCGATGTCTACGAATTCACGGTCGGACCGGTCGATCCGATCGACCCGTTCCGCGGGGCGTACGTCGCACTCAGCTACCCCGACCTTCGCCGCGGCGACGACGGCGCCTCTCTCGGTGTCCTCGATGACGGCCATCGTGGCGACGTCTTCGTCTCGTTGACCAAGCAGGGCGACGTCTGGGCAGCAAGTGACTGGTCACGCACCCGACCTGCGCAAGGCCCCTATCTGGCGTGCGACGACCACGGCTGGCAGATCGACTGCGGTATCGAGAGCTGGTTCCTGCCCCAGGGCAAGGCGATCGAGGTCGAGAAGGCGGTGCTGGATGAGACCGCGATCGCGCGGGTCAAGATCGACTCACGCGGCAACGCGGCTCTCCTCGACGTCACCACAGACTAG
- the groL gene encoding chaperonin GroEL (60 kDa chaperone family; promotes refolding of misfolded polypeptides especially under stressful conditions; forms two stacked rings of heptamers to form a barrel-shaped 14mer; ends can be capped by GroES; misfolded proteins enter the barrel where they are refolded when GroES binds) yields MAKLIAFNEEARRGLEKGMNTLADAVKVTLGPKGRNVVLEKKWGAPTITNDGVSIAKEIELEDPYEKIGAELVKEVAKKTDDVAGDGTTTATVLAQAMVREGLRNVAAGANPMSLKRGIEAAVDAVSEQLLGMAKDVETKEQIAATASISAADTTVGEIIAEAMDKVGKEGVITVEESNTFGLDLELTEGMRFDKGYISAYFVTDPERMETVLEDPYVLIANSKISSVKDLLPLLEKVMQSGKPLVIIAEDVDGEALSTLVVNKIRGTFKSVAVKAPGFGDRRKAMLQDIAILTGGQVISEEVGLKLENAGVELLGQARKVVITKDETTIVEGSGDADQIAGRVNQIRAEIDKSDSDYDREKLQERLAKLAGGVAVIKVGAATEVELKERKHRIEDAVRNAKAAVEEGIVAGGGVALLQAAATAFDKLDLEGDEATGAEIVRKATEAPLKQIAANAGLEGGVIAEKVRGLESGFGLNAATGEYVDMIAAGILDPAKVTRSALQNAASIAALFLTTEAVVADKPEKAPAMPGGGDMGGMGGMDF; encoded by the coding sequence ATGGCGAAGCTGATTGCTTTCAACGAGGAAGCCCGCCGCGGGCTCGAAAAGGGCATGAACACCCTGGCCGACGCGGTCAAGGTGACCCTCGGACCCAAGGGCCGCAACGTCGTCCTGGAGAAGAAGTGGGGCGCCCCCACCATCACCAACGACGGTGTCTCGATCGCCAAGGAGATCGAGCTCGAGGACCCGTACGAGAAGATCGGTGCCGAGCTCGTCAAGGAGGTCGCCAAGAAGACCGACGACGTTGCTGGTGACGGTACGACCACCGCGACCGTGCTCGCCCAGGCGATGGTCCGCGAGGGCCTGCGCAACGTGGCCGCCGGCGCCAACCCGATGAGCCTCAAGCGGGGCATCGAGGCTGCCGTCGACGCGGTCTCCGAGCAGCTTCTCGGCATGGCCAAGGACGTCGAGACCAAGGAGCAGATCGCCGCGACCGCGTCGATCTCCGCCGCGGACACCACCGTCGGCGAGATCATCGCCGAGGCGATGGACAAGGTCGGCAAGGAAGGCGTCATCACGGTCGAGGAGTCGAACACGTTCGGCCTCGACCTGGAGTTGACCGAGGGCATGCGGTTCGACAAGGGCTACATCTCGGCCTACTTCGTGACCGACCCCGAGCGCATGGAGACCGTGCTCGAGGACCCGTACGTCCTGATCGCCAACTCCAAGATCAGCTCGGTCAAGGACCTGTTGCCGCTGCTGGAGAAGGTCATGCAGTCGGGCAAGCCGCTGGTGATCATCGCCGAGGACGTCGACGGCGAGGCGCTGTCGACCCTGGTGGTCAACAAGATCCGTGGCACCTTCAAGTCGGTCGCCGTCAAGGCTCCCGGCTTCGGTGACCGTCGCAAGGCCATGCTGCAGGACATCGCGATCCTCACCGGTGGTCAGGTCATCTCCGAGGAGGTCGGCCTCAAGCTGGAGAACGCCGGTGTCGAGTTGCTCGGCCAGGCCCGCAAGGTCGTCATCACCAAGGACGAGACGACCATCGTCGAGGGCTCGGGCGACGCCGACCAGATCGCTGGTCGCGTCAACCAGATCCGCGCCGAGATCGACAAGTCGGACTCCGACTATGACCGCGAGAAGCTCCAGGAGCGCCTCGCCAAGCTGGCCGGCGGCGTCGCCGTCATCAAGGTCGGCGCGGCCACCGAGGTTGAGCTCAAGGAGCGCAAGCACCGCATCGAGGACGCCGTACGCAACGCCAAGGCTGCGGTCGAGGAGGGCATCGTCGCCGGTGGTGGCGTGGCTCTGCTGCAGGCCGCCGCGACCGCGTTCGACAAGCTCGACCTTGAGGGTGACGAGGCCACTGGTGCCGAGATCGTCCGCAAGGCGACCGAGGCGCCGCTCAAGCAGATCGCGGCCAACGCCGGTCTCGAGGGTGGCGTCATCGCGGAGAAGGTGCGCGGTCTGGAGTCGGGCTTCGGCCTGAACGCCGCGACCGGCGAGTACGTCGACATGATCGCCGCTGGCATCCTCGACCCCGCCAAGGTGACCCGCTCGGCACTGCAGAACGCCGCGTCGATCGCCGCGCTGTTCCTCACCACCGAGGCCGTTGTCGCCGACAAGCCCGAGAAGGCCCCGGCCATGCCGGGCGGCGGCGACATGGGCGGCATGGGTGGGATGGACTTCTGA
- a CDS encoding heparan-alpha-glucosaminide N-acetyltransferase domain-containing protein, with the protein MTTALLVEPASTHSYGIRRRWLDNLPAGRIVAIDVARFFALIGMVFAHTATPYAPNGDYLWWGELTTGRPSVLFATLAGVSLALMTGGTKPLKDATSRYVGLAVRAVLVFVIGLALAMANTGILIILPVYATLFLLLIPFLRWRARTLFALGGAWLVIGPVLFFLANRAQLGFSQTADVAAGSNLTFQSVWDYPVSAVYSIFLTGTYPALVWFGYMLIGAGVGRCDLRSWRPAAWLTGVGAAMTGLSLYCARFAQAAYDTALDQGDKVAGSLMKYDAQGAIPKDKLKEASEQISQSMYGDWRTLLGIHPHSGTIGEAVGSIGSALLVIGLCLLVVRTGFRLWSVLFGAGAMTLTLYAVHIVFTTYGPTIEHPLRYNLLLLVPVGMVFGLLGRSGPLEKIVAWTSARVSRAVVRG; encoded by the coding sequence ATGACCACCGCACTCCTCGTCGAACCCGCGAGCACTCACTCGTACGGCATCCGTCGCCGCTGGCTCGACAACCTCCCAGCCGGTCGCATCGTGGCGATCGACGTCGCCCGCTTCTTCGCCCTGATCGGCATGGTCTTCGCGCACACCGCGACGCCGTACGCCCCCAATGGCGACTATCTGTGGTGGGGCGAACTGACGACCGGGCGCCCGTCGGTCCTCTTCGCGACGCTGGCCGGCGTCTCCCTGGCCCTGATGACCGGTGGCACGAAGCCACTAAAGGACGCCACGAGTCGATACGTCGGCCTGGCCGTGCGCGCGGTGCTCGTCTTCGTGATCGGCCTGGCGCTGGCGATGGCCAACACCGGCATCCTGATCATCTTGCCGGTCTACGCGACACTCTTCTTGCTGCTGATCCCGTTCCTGCGCTGGCGCGCTCGTACGCTCTTCGCACTTGGCGGCGCCTGGCTGGTGATCGGGCCCGTCCTCTTCTTCTTGGCCAATCGGGCTCAGTTGGGCTTCAGCCAGACCGCCGACGTCGCGGCGGGCTCCAACCTCACCTTCCAAAGCGTCTGGGACTACCCCGTCAGCGCGGTCTACAGCATCTTCTTGACCGGCACCTATCCAGCGCTGGTGTGGTTCGGCTACATGTTGATCGGCGCGGGAGTCGGCCGCTGCGACCTGCGCTCGTGGCGCCCAGCCGCCTGGCTGACTGGTGTTGGCGCCGCGATGACGGGACTCTCCCTCTATTGCGCCCGGTTCGCTCAAGCGGCGTACGACACCGCGCTGGACCAAGGCGACAAGGTGGCGGGCAGCTTGATGAAGTACGACGCCCAGGGCGCGATCCCCAAGGACAAGCTCAAGGAGGCGTCCGAGCAGATCTCGCAATCGATGTACGGCGACTGGCGGACCCTGCTCGGCATCCACCCGCACAGCGGCACTATCGGCGAGGCGGTCGGCTCCATCGGCTCGGCGCTGCTTGTGATCGGGCTGTGCCTGCTGGTCGTACGCACCGGGTTCCGGCTGTGGTCGGTGCTCTTCGGTGCGGGCGCGATGACCTTGACGCTCTATGCGGTGCACATCGTCTTCACGACGTACGGCCCGACGATCGAGCACCCGTTGCGCTACAACCTGCTGCTGCTGGTCCCGGTCGGCATGGTGTTCGGCCTGCTCGGTCGCTCCGGACCGCTGGAGAAGATCGTGGCCTGGACATCCGCCAGGGTCAGCCGAGCAGTCGTACGCGGGTGA